One region of Alosa sapidissima isolate fAloSap1 chromosome 1, fAloSap1.pri, whole genome shotgun sequence genomic DNA includes:
- the LOC121683772 gene encoding collagenase 3-like, with protein MKNPTLCVLLSLVIAAHSSPISTALNKQDEDMAERYLKRFYDLQEPEDPVPWHKTNLQELKLREMQQFLGLRVTGKLNSETLEAMKKPRCGVPDVAEYSIFGQGLKWNSNKLTYRIENYTPDMTVAEVDDTIERALQVWAKVTPLRFTRIHSGIADIMVSFGKRDHGDFYPFDGPGNTLAHAFAPSAGIGGDAHFDDDETFTYRSSRGYILFLVAAHEFGHSLGLGHSQDLGALMYPMYIDRDPDNFVLSADDVTGIQSLYGPNIDVNPEDPDPKPPTTPNACDPKMVLDAVTTLRGEMIFFKDRFIWRSYPLRPNPQLTLMSNYFPDVPENIDAAYENPQSQTVFIFKGQKVWSLNGQVLEKGYPKSITSMGLPNSVKYITAALHDPVSRKTLFFVDKHYYSYDEIQKKMDEGYPKLVAASFRRMTGKVTAAFMFKGYAYLYSGPKMYEYHYRTRKFYRKLTTNYVFSC; from the exons ATGAAGAATCCCACTCTGTGTGTCCTGCTCAGTCTGGTGATTGCAGCTCACTCCAGTCCAATATCAACAGCTCTTAACAAGCAAGATGAGGACATGGCAGAG AGGTACCTGAAACGATTCTATGACTTGCAAGAGCCAGAAGATCCAGTTCCCTGGCACAAAACAAACCTGCAGGAACTGAAACTACGTGAGATGCAACAGTTTCTTGGACTCCGTGTGACGGGAAAGCTGAACTCTGAAACTCTGGAGGCCATGAAAAAGCCTCGCTGTGGAGTTCCTGATGTTGCTGAATATTCCATTTTTGGTCAAGGGCTCAAATGGAACTCCAACAAGTTAACATACAG aattgaaAACTACACACCTGATATGACTGTGGCTGAAGTGGATGACACCATTGAAAGAGCACTACAAGTGTGGGCAAAAGTTACCCCCCTGAGATTTACCCGCATCCACAGTGGCATAGCGGATATCATGGTGTCCTTTGGTAAAAGag ATCATGGTGATTTCTACCCTTTCGATGGGCCAGGTAATACTTTAGCTCATGCATTTGCACCATCTGCTGGAATTGGAGGCGATGCACATTTTGATGATGATGAGACTTTCACTTACCGTTCCTCTCGTG GTTACATATTGTTCTTGGTGGCTGCCCATGAGTTTGGTCACTCGTTGGGCTTGGGCCATTCACAGGACCTTGGTGCCCTCATGTATCCGATGTACATTGACAGAGATCCTGACAATTTTGTGTTGTCAGCAGATGACGTCACGGGGATACAGTCTCTTTATG GCCCAAACATCGATGTGAACCCTGAAGACCCTGATCCTAAGCCTCCCACTACACCTAACGCCTGTGATCCTAAGATGGTGCTTGATGCAGTCACAACTTTGCGTGGAGAGATGATATTCTTCAAGGACAG ATTCATCTGGCGGAGTTATCCACTGAGACCAAATCCTCAACTAACCCTAATGAGTAACTACTTCCCTGATGTCCCAGAGAATATTGATGCAGCCTACGAAAATCCACAATCTCAGACAGTGTTCATTTTCAAAG GTCAAAAGGTTTGGTCACTGAATGGACAGGTCCTTGAAAAGGGATATCCCAAGAGCATAACCAGCATGGGTTTACCAAACTCTGTGAAGTACATCACTGCTGCACTTCATGATCCTGTCAGCCGCAAGACATTGTTCTTTGTTGACAAGCACTACTACAG CTATGATGAAATACAGAAGAAAAtggatgagggatatcctaaaCTGGTGGCAGCTAGTTTTCGTAGGATGACTGGAAAAGTGACTGCTGCTTTCATGTTCAAAG GTT